The DNA region ATAAATTTTTTGCGCATGACGATATTTGATTTTTTGATGATGTAATGGTGCAATTAAATTCATTGACGATTACTTTTTGTTAACCTTAACTGACTAATGCTCAGCACGGTTTAGTATTAGTGCCCACAAATTTGGGAAATTCTTGATCTTTGAATTACAGAGGAGTCAGATGATGGCTGCTAAGACGACCACGAAGAAAAAGCCTGCCGCGAAGAAAAAATCTGTCGCGAAGAAAAAAGTTGTCGCTAGAAAAAAAGTTGTCGCTAAGAAGCGGCCCGCAGCGAAGAAAAAAGTTGTTGCGAAGAAAAAAGTTGTCGCCAAAAAGAAGGTAGCAGCGAAGAAAAAGCCCGCAGCCAAAAAGAAGGTAGCAGCGAAGAAAAAGCCCGCAGCCAAGAAGAAGGTTGCAGCGAAGAAGAAGGTTGCAGCCAAGAAAAGGCCCGCAGCGAAGAAAAAGGTTGCAGCGAAGAAGAAGCCAGCAGCCAAGAAGAAAGTTGCAGCCAAGAAGCGGCCCGCAGCGAAGAAAAAAGTTGCGGCTAAGAAGAAGCCAGCAGCCAAGAAGAAAGTTGCAGCCAAGAAGCGGCC from Rhodospirillales bacterium includes:
- a CDS encoding histone translates to MAAKTTTKKKPAAKKKSVAKKKVVARKKVVAKKRPAAKKKVVAKKKVVAKKKVAAKKKPAAKKKVAAKKKPAAKKKVAAKKKVAAKKRPAAKKKVAAKKKPAAKKKVAAKKRPAAKKKVAAKKKPAAKKKVAAKKRP